The sequence below is a genomic window from Rhodococcus sp. 4CII.
CGACGGGAACGTTGATCCAGAACACGGCCTGCCACGACACCCCGTCGACGACGGCGCCGCCGACCACCGGTCCGAGGGCGACGCCCAGTCCCGAGACGCCGCCCCAGACCCCGATGGCGAGCGCGCGCTTGGTGAGCGGCACGGCACCGGCGAGGAGGGTGAGGGAGAGCGGCATGATCGCGGCCGCGCCGACGCCCTGGACGGCCCGCGCGGCGATGAGCATCCCGGAGGTCGTCGAGAGTGCCGACGCGATCGAAGCCAGCGCGAAAAGCACTATTCCCCAAAGGAATACGCGGCGACGTCCGAGCCGGTCACCCAGCGCGGAGAGGGTGAGCATCAACGTCGCGAAGGCGAGTGTGTAGGCGTTCATGAACCACTGCAGCTGCCCCACCGACGCACCGAGGTCGCGCTGGATGACGGGCAGGGCGCTGGTCATCACCAGGTTGTCGAGTGTGGCCATGAACATCGGTATCGAGGCGGCGACGATCGCGAGCCAGACCGGGACGACCCGGCTGCGTCCTCGCCGCGAGGGCGGCGCCGATTCGTGTTCCAGGCGTTCGGAGAGTGTCGTCATGACGGGTCCTCATATCCGAGTCGTGGGTGTGGGCACTCACGGGAAGCATTGTAAGCATCAGATGATTACTTATTTCGAAGACTAGTAATCGACTGATAACATGTCAACATGGCATCGCCCGTGAAACAGACCCGGATGAGCGCGACCGAGCGTCGCGAACTCGTACTGGCGGCCGCGTCCCGCGCGTTCGCCCGGGACGGCTATCACGGCACCAGCACCGACGCCGTCGCACGCGAGGCGGGGGTGTCCCAGCCCTACGTGGTCCGGATGTTCGGTTCGAAGTCGCGACTGTTCGCCGACGTCTTCGACCGGGCGATGCGCCGGATCATGGACGCCTTCGAACCCTGCTTCGACGACGTCGCCGCCGACCCGGAGAACGACGAGTCGTGGCTTCCGCTGGGCATCGCGTACACCGAACTGCTCGAAGACCGCGATCTCCTGCTCGTCATGATGCACGGCTTCACGTCCGGCGCGAACCCGGAGATCGGCGCCCTGGCGCGCGATTGGATGTCGCGGCTCTACACGCAGATCCGAACGCGCACCGGATGCAGCCCCGAACGGGCCCGCACCTTCATCGCCAACGGAATGCTGCTCAACACCCTGCTCGCCATGCAGGTACCCGAGCATGCCGGGCAGGATCCGGCGCTCGAGGAACTGGCCGTGTGCGCGTTCGGCAGCACCCTGGACGCGGCGGCAACCGAGAACTGATCGGTGATCGGCGACTTCCGCTCTTGATCTTGCTCATCCGACCGCAGCCGGGGCACGATGGAAGCGTGCGGAAGGGGTGTCGCCGTGGACCGAGCGGTTGAGTCTCGACTGAGCTATTCCGACCGGGAGGGTCACCACCACACCGTGGACCTCTCCCCCACTTCCGCGCGCGTCACGATCGGACGCTCGCCGGGATCCGACCTGCTCCTGACCGAGGACGACGAGGTCTCCCGGCTGCATGCGGTGCTCGAATGCGTCGGATCGCACTGGACCATCCTCGACGACGGACTGTCCCGCAACGGCACCTTCGTCAACGGCGAGCGGCTCGCGGGGCGTCGGCGACTCCGGCAGGGCGACAGCATCCGGATCGGCGGCACCAAGATCCGGTACCTGGAATTCGGCGGCGCACTGGACGAGGCCACCCGGATGGGTAGCGACATGCCCGACGTCCGATCGCTCACCGACACCCAGCGGGCGGTCCTCACGGCGCTGTGCCGGCCGTACAAGCACGGCGCCGCCTTCGCGAATCCCGCCTCGAATCAGCAGATCGCCCAGGAACTGTTCCTCAGCGTCGACGCGATCAAGACCCACCTGCGCGCGTTGTTCGCGAAGTTCGGCGTCGGCGATCTCCCCCAGAATCAGAAGCGGGTCAGCCTGGCCGAACGGGCCATGCGCAGCGGCATCATCAACGAGCGCGACCTCTGATCAGCTGGCAGCCATCAATTCGCGGTCGAGCGCGGCGGTCTCGCCGTGGGCGATCCGCTCGACCAGGCCGATGATGGCGAGGGCGACGTCGGCCGCACGCTCGAGGATCACCGAGTGCCCAGCCCCGTCGACGCTCACGAGCTCCGAAGCGGGGAGTTCCGAGGCCATCGCGACCGAATGCTGGAGCGGGGTGAGCATGTCCACCGAGCCGCACAGGATCAGTGACGGGATGTGAGCCAGCGCGGCGAGGGAATGCCGCTCGTCGAACCCGAGCAGCGATTCGAGGAAACTCGACATGGTCACGACGGACGTGGTGTTGGCCATTGCCGCTACCAGCGCCACCAGCCGGGGATCGACGGCCCGGTTGCGGGCGCCTGCCGCGCGGGCGATGGCCGTGCAGACGGTGCGACCGACCCGCTTCGATCCGTGCACGACCCGGGGCGCGCGGCGGACCGCGGTGCGGAACAGCGACACCGCGGGACTGCGCAGGTGACGACCGAGACCGGCCTCGGCGAGGTCGCACGCCGCGGTGGAGATCAGGGCCATGCCCACGATCCGCGAACCGATGGTGTGCGGGTTCTGCCGGGTGTACGACAGCGCGGTCATCCCACCCATCGAGTGCCCGACGAGGACGACCGGGCCGTGCGGCGCGACGGCGTCGAGCACGGAACCGAGGTCGCGGCCGAGCTGATCGATTGTATAGGTGGCG
It includes:
- a CDS encoding TetR/AcrR family transcriptional regulator, whose protein sequence is MASPVKQTRMSATERRELVLAAASRAFARDGYHGTSTDAVAREAGVSQPYVVRMFGSKSRLFADVFDRAMRRIMDAFEPCFDDVAADPENDESWLPLGIAYTELLEDRDLLLVMMHGFTSGANPEIGALARDWMSRLYTQIRTRTGCSPERARTFIANGMLLNTLLAMQVPEHAGQDPALEELAVCAFGSTLDAAATEN
- a CDS encoding FHA domain-containing protein — encoded protein: MEACGRGVAVDRAVESRLSYSDREGHHHTVDLSPTSARVTIGRSPGSDLLLTEDDEVSRLHAVLECVGSHWTILDDGLSRNGTFVNGERLAGRRRLRQGDSIRIGGTKIRYLEFGGALDEATRMGSDMPDVRSLTDTQRAVLTALCRPYKHGAAFANPASNQQIAQELFLSVDAIKTHLRALFAKFGVGDLPQNQKRVSLAERAMRSGIINERDL
- a CDS encoding alpha/beta fold hydrolase — translated: MSNTSVAHEREGRRLTVRTDDGVPLAVREFGSPDAATTVVFVHGHCLRTESWWALREQLVRFWRNDVRMVFYDHRGHGESGEAPAATYTIDQLGRDLGSVLDAVAPHGPVVLVGHSMGGMTALSYTRQNPHTIGSRIVGMALISTAACDLAEAGLGRHLRSPAVSLFRTAVRRAPRVVHGSKRVGRTVCTAIARAAGARNRAVDPRLVALVAAMANTTSVVTMSSFLESLLGFDERHSLAALAHIPSLILCGSVDMLTPLQHSVAMASELPASELVSVDGAGHSVILERAADVALAIIGLVERIAHGETAALDRELMAAS